The Gillisia sp. Hel_I_86 genome has a segment encoding these proteins:
- a CDS encoding branched-chain amino acid transport system II carrier protein, translating to MKFTKEGLLTIILILLNVMPANFRTKLIMSSVVIATSIFSLPDALKYVVSEELFSNIQLYIPLSKYGLGWLIPATLTFFGSYFYERKFKMIKFSS from the coding sequence ATGAAATTCACAAAAGAAGGCCTATTAACTATCATCTTGATTTTACTGAATGTAATGCCTGCTAATTTTAGAACAAAATTAATAATGTCATCGGTCGTGATTGCAACTTCAATTTTTAGCCTTCCCGATGCTTTAAAATACGTGGTTTCCGAAGAATTGTTCTCGAATATTCAATTATATATCCCTTTGTCCAAATATGGATTGGGATGGTTGATCCCTGCAACTTTGACATTTTTTGGAAGTTATTTTTACGAGCGCAAGTTTAAAATGATAAAGTTTTCAAGCTGA
- a CDS encoding winged helix-turn-helix domain-containing protein yields MFLIYLKENKFKTRHELCDYLGIDPRTQQRWTKQYLENGISFLLTDLPKNKKSKIITPEIHKELEKRLNSSDQGFLGYWDAQAWVNNEFDIDIQYHWLRKYLIKHFKTKLKSPRKSHYKKDEEAGKAFLKTP; encoded by the coding sequence ATGTTTTTAATCTATCTAAAAGAGAACAAATTTAAAACACGCCACGAGCTTTGCGATTATTTAGGTATTGATCCACGAACCCAACAACGCTGGACAAAACAGTATCTTGAAAATGGAATATCGTTTTTATTGACTGATTTGCCCAAGAACAAAAAGTCAAAAATAATCACTCCTGAAATACATAAGGAACTTGAAAAACGTTTGAATTCTAGCGACCAGGGATTTTTAGGATATTGGGATGCGCAAGCGTGGGTAAATAATGAATTTGACATAGATATACAATACCATTGGTTGCGCAAATATTTGATAAAGCATTTTAAGACCAAGCTTAAAAGCCCCCGTAAATCTCATTATAAAAAAGATGAAGAAGCTGGAAAAGCTTTTTTAAAAACTCCCTAA
- a CDS encoding HesB/IscA family protein, whose amino-acid sequence MIKVSEDAKKRIALLMTDEGYNALTDFVRVGVKSGGCSGLSYELKFDKSQQETDKLFTDNDVKIVVDKKSVLYLAGTILEYSGGLNGKGFVFNNPNAQRTCGCGESFSL is encoded by the coding sequence ATGATAAAGGTAAGCGAAGACGCGAAAAAAAGGATAGCATTGCTTATGACCGATGAAGGCTATAATGCTCTTACAGACTTTGTGCGCGTTGGTGTGAAAAGTGGGGGTTGTTCTGGATTATCCTACGAACTGAAATTTGATAAATCCCAACAAGAAACCGATAAACTTTTTACAGATAATGATGTGAAAATTGTTGTCGACAAGAAAAGTGTTTTATATCTGGCAGGAACAATCCTTGAATATTCCGGCGGACTAAACGGCAAGGGTTTTGTGTTCAATAACCCGAACGCGCAACGCACTTGTGGCTGTGGGGAAAGTTTTTCGCTCTAA
- the sufC gene encoding Fe-S cluster assembly ATPase SufC: MLKIKNLRANIEDKEILKGINLEINPGEVHAIMGPNGSGKSTLSSVIAGKEEYAMTGGEILFEGEDLSDLDPEERAHRGIFLSFQYPVEIPGVSVTNFIKASINAHRKAQGLDDMPAKDMLKLIRDKSELLEIDRKFLSRSLNQGFSGGEKKRNEIFQMAILNPKLAILDETDSGLDIDALKVVANGVNKLRNEDNAVLLITHYQRLLDYIVPDFVHVIVDGKIVKSGTKELAYELEEKGYDWVKQEKTV; the protein is encoded by the coding sequence ATGCTTAAAATAAAAAATTTACGGGCCAATATAGAGGATAAAGAAATCCTTAAAGGAATAAATCTGGAAATTAATCCGGGAGAAGTCCATGCTATCATGGGACCTAATGGTTCTGGAAAGAGTACGCTCTCTTCTGTAATTGCTGGTAAGGAAGAGTACGCGATGACAGGTGGGGAAATCTTGTTTGAAGGAGAAGATCTTTCAGACCTCGATCCTGAAGAAAGGGCTCACAGAGGTATTTTCTTGTCTTTTCAGTACCCAGTTGAGATTCCTGGCGTTTCAGTAACAAATTTCATTAAGGCATCTATCAATGCGCATAGAAAAGCTCAAGGATTGGATGATATGCCTGCAAAGGACATGTTGAAATTAATTCGTGATAAATCTGAATTATTGGAAATAGACCGTAAATTCTTGTCCCGATCCCTAAATCAAGGGTTTTCTGGAGGAGAGAAAAAGAGGAATGAGATTTTCCAGATGGCAATTTTAAATCCTAAGTTGGCAATTTTGGATGAAACCGATTCAGGATTGGATATCGATGCGCTCAAAGTTGTCGCCAACGGTGTGAACAAACTTAGAAACGAAGATAATGCGGTTTTATTGATCACGCATTACCAACGTTTATTGGATTACATAGTTCCAGATTTTGTACATGTAATTGTAGATGGTAAAATCGTGAAATCCGGCACAAAAGAATTGGCTTACGAATTGGAAGAAAAAGGGTATGACTGGGTGAAACAAGAAAAAACGGTATAA
- a CDS encoding alpha/beta fold hydrolase: MYKNTPLFYRSVGAGNPLVLLHGFLESSAIWDPFIEELSKKRQVITIDLPGHGKSGSIGECHSMDLMADAVHEILMQLQIEEATFIGHSMGGYVSLAFCKNFPKLTKGLMLLNSTPEPDNKERRQNRDRAIEIVRKSKDTYINTAISKLLSKKNRELFPQELETLKKEALSFSEQGIIAALKGMKIRTDNKTILSQFTGPKYIVAGNQDPVLKFSEAKIVAYSTNCNFLSLSGGHLSFIENKNETKKLMHLID, translated from the coding sequence ATGTATAAAAATACCCCGCTCTTTTACAGATCTGTAGGAGCTGGAAATCCATTAGTGCTTTTACATGGTTTTTTAGAGAGCAGTGCTATCTGGGACCCATTTATAGAAGAGCTTTCGAAAAAAAGACAGGTGATTACTATAGACCTTCCCGGTCATGGAAAATCGGGTAGTATAGGCGAATGTCACAGTATGGATCTCATGGCAGATGCGGTTCATGAAATACTCATGCAGCTTCAAATTGAAGAGGCCACTTTTATTGGTCATTCCATGGGCGGCTATGTTAGTTTGGCTTTCTGTAAAAATTTTCCTAAATTAACGAAAGGACTTATGCTTCTTAACTCTACCCCAGAGCCAGATAATAAAGAACGCAGACAAAACAGGGATCGTGCCATTGAAATTGTAAGAAAGAGCAAGGACACCTATATAAACACGGCTATTTCCAAGTTGCTAAGTAAAAAAAACAGGGAGTTATTTCCTCAGGAGCTGGAAACATTAAAAAAAGAGGCCTTAAGTTTTTCTGAACAAGGAATTATAGCTGCACTAAAAGGTATGAAAATTCGTACAGACAATAAAACCATATTAAGCCAGTTTACCGGTCCGAAATATATTGTAGCAGGAAACCAAGATCCTGTCCTTAAATTTTCTGAAGCTAAAATAGTTGCATATAGTACAAACTGCAATTTCTTATCACTTTCTGGTGGGCACTTATCCTTTATAGAAAACAAAAATGAAACAAAAAAGCTTATGCATTTAATCGATTAA
- a CDS encoding chaperone modulator CbpM yields the protein MNLEELIATEELCERYSVAHTFIRSLNNSGLLEVITVEKREYVHCDKMADFEKMLRLHFDLKINLEGLEAIKHLLDRFSDLKEENLALRNRLGLYE from the coding sequence ATGAATTTAGAAGAATTAATTGCAACCGAAGAGCTTTGTGAACGCTATAGCGTAGCCCACACTTTTATAAGGTCATTAAACAATAGCGGTCTATTGGAAGTGATCACCGTGGAAAAGAGGGAATATGTACACTGCGATAAAATGGCAGATTTCGAAAAGATGCTACGTTTGCATTTCGATCTAAAGATCAACTTGGAAGGCTTGGAGGCTATTAAGCATTTACTGGACAGGTTTAGCGATTTAAAGGAAGAAAATCTAGCACTAAGAAATAGGCTGGGCCTTTATGAATAA
- a CDS encoding transposase, with translation MYFQDEARFGMMTHTGKHLTACGIKPIVKYQHIFKTTYLYGSYFPINGNSFVWEIDGVDTTVFEAYLENFSKYKPQEFKIVIIDNAGFHSTKNINVPENIYLLRIPPYTPELNPCEQVWQYKAIEPVENMFNRLNENIIKTLRVHKIFDLFGFNRDVAH, from the coding sequence TTGTACTTTCAAGATGAAGCTCGATTTGGTATGATGACCCATACCGGCAAACACTTAACAGCCTGCGGGATCAAACCTATTGTCAAATATCAACACATATTTAAAACAACTTATCTATATGGTAGTTATTTCCCAATAAACGGAAATAGTTTTGTCTGGGAAATTGATGGAGTAGATACTACTGTTTTCGAAGCTTATCTAGAGAACTTCTCTAAATACAAACCTCAAGAATTTAAAATTGTGATAATTGATAATGCTGGTTTTCATTCGACAAAAAACATTAATGTTCCCGAGAATATATATTTGTTGAGAATTCCGCCTTACACTCCAGAACTCAATCCGTGTGAACAAGTATGGCAGTATAAAGCTATTGAGCCTGTTGAAAATATGTTCAACAGGCTCAATGAAAATATAATAAAAACCCTAAGAGTTCATAAGATCTTCGATCTCTTCGGCTTCAATAGGGATGTTGCGCATTAA
- a CDS encoding four helix bundle protein has translation MGTIKQFEDLEIWIKSREICNKIFEIREKSDLKKDYRLFDQINGSSGSIMDNIVEGFERNGNNEFRQFLSIAKASCGETRSQLYRVLDRNYITREEFDTEHEKLIMLSKQIGGFMNYLQQSDYKGSKFK, from the coding sequence ATGGGGACTATAAAACAATTTGAAGATTTAGAAATTTGGATAAAATCTAGAGAAATCTGTAACAAGATTTTTGAAATAAGAGAAAAGTCAGATTTAAAAAAGGATTATAGGCTTTTTGATCAAATTAACGGTTCTTCGGGATCAATAATGGATAATATAGTCGAGGGATTTGAGAGGAATGGAAATAATGAATTTCGTCAATTTCTTTCTATTGCCAAGGCATCCTGCGGTGAGACTCGCTCACAATTATATAGAGTCTTAGATAGAAATTATATTACGCGAGAAGAATTTGATACAGAGCATGAGAAACTAATAATGCTTAGCAAACAAATTGGAGGCTTTATGAATTACTTGCAGCAAAGTGATTATAAAGGAAGTAAGTTTAAATAA
- the thiL gene encoding thiamine-phosphate kinase: MLEDSQQSRTKLSELGEFGLIDLLTKNLESKLPSTIKGIGDDAAVLNFVGKQTILTTDLLVEGVHFDLAYMPLKHLGYKAVMVNLSDVYAMNGVATQITVGIACSNRFPVEALEELYAGIELAAKLYSIDVVGGDTTSSTKGLLISITAVGVVDKEDVVYRSGAKPNDLLVVTGDLGAAYMGLQILEREKEVFKVNPNSQPDLDAYTYLIERQLKPEARRDISGLLKSLEVKPTSMIDISDGLSSEIMHLCKNSKTGVNLFEDKIPLDPSVIAVCEEFNIDSTTIALSGGEDYELLFTVSQTDFEKIKANPNFSIIGHMTQENEGMHLVTRSNTKIPLIAKGWNAMEKDD; encoded by the coding sequence ATGCTAGAAGATAGTCAACAAAGTAGAACAAAACTTTCAGAATTGGGGGAATTTGGTTTGATAGACCTTTTAACCAAAAATCTTGAAAGTAAATTGCCATCCACCATCAAAGGGATTGGTGACGATGCTGCTGTCTTAAATTTTGTAGGAAAGCAAACGATCCTTACTACAGATTTGTTGGTGGAAGGAGTGCATTTCGACCTTGCCTATATGCCACTGAAGCATTTAGGATATAAAGCAGTGATGGTAAACCTTTCAGATGTGTATGCCATGAATGGCGTAGCAACTCAAATAACCGTTGGGATTGCTTGTTCCAATAGGTTTCCGGTGGAAGCTTTAGAAGAATTATATGCCGGGATAGAGTTGGCTGCGAAATTATATAGTATAGATGTTGTTGGTGGCGACACGACATCATCCACAAAAGGCCTTTTAATAAGTATTACCGCTGTTGGAGTTGTAGATAAAGAAGATGTGGTTTATAGAAGCGGTGCAAAACCAAACGATCTGTTAGTGGTAACTGGAGATCTCGGGGCAGCCTATATGGGATTACAGATCTTAGAACGTGAAAAAGAGGTTTTTAAGGTGAATCCCAATTCGCAGCCGGATCTTGATGCCTATACGTATTTGATTGAAAGACAGTTAAAGCCGGAAGCAAGGCGGGATATTTCTGGATTGCTCAAATCTTTGGAAGTTAAGCCAACATCGATGATTGATATTAGTGACGGATTATCTTCTGAAATTATGCATTTATGTAAAAATTCCAAGACTGGAGTGAATTTATTTGAGGATAAAATCCCATTAGATCCTTCTGTTATTGCTGTTTGTGAGGAATTTAATATAGATAGCACCACAATTGCTTTAAGTGGTGGTGAAGATTACGAATTGCTTTTCACGGTTTCTCAAACCGATTTTGAAAAGATCAAGGCGAATCCCAATTTTTCAATTATAGGTCACATGACCCAAGAAAATGAAGGAATGCATTTAGTGACCAGAAGCAATACTAAAATTCCTTTAATTGCCAAAGGTTGGAATGCAATGGAAAAAGATGATTAA
- the sufB gene encoding Fe-S cluster assembly protein SufB, which yields MAYTEDDLKKELETKEYEYGFYTDFKSDTFPNGLNEDIVRAISKKKEEPEWMTTWRLESFREWEKMIEPEWANVKYVKPDFQAISYYSAPQTVDPNKTLDDVDPDLLAMYKKLGISVDEQKKMNNVAMDVVVDSVSVATTFKKTLGEKGIIFMSISEAIKEHPELVKKYLGTVVPQKDNFYAALNSAVFSDGSFCYIPKGVRCPMELSTYFRINQAGTGQFERTLLIADEGSYVSYLEGCTAPSRDENQLHAAVVELIALDDAEIKYSTVQNWFPGNKEGKGGVYNFVTKRGLCEKNAKISWTQVETGSAITWKYPSCILKGDNSIGEFYSIAVTNNFQQADTGTKMIHLGKNTRSTIISKGISAGKSQNSYRGLVQINSRAENARNFSQCDSLLMGNECGAHTFPYIEVKNKTAQVEHEATTSKIGEDQIFYCNQRGIDTEKAIALIVNGFSKEVLNKLPMEFAVEAQKLLEISLEGSVG from the coding sequence ATGGCATATACTGAAGACGATTTAAAAAAGGAGCTTGAAACCAAAGAGTATGAGTATGGCTTTTATACCGATTTCAAATCGGATACGTTCCCTAATGGCTTAAATGAAGATATCGTTCGGGCTATTTCCAAGAAAAAAGAGGAACCGGAATGGATGACCACTTGGAGATTGGAATCATTTAGGGAATGGGAAAAAATGATAGAGCCGGAATGGGCAAACGTAAAGTACGTTAAACCAGATTTTCAGGCCATCTCTTATTATTCGGCACCCCAAACTGTAGACCCAAATAAAACATTGGACGATGTAGATCCAGATCTCTTAGCCATGTACAAAAAACTGGGAATTTCTGTAGACGAGCAAAAGAAGATGAACAATGTTGCCATGGATGTTGTGGTAGATTCCGTTTCGGTTGCAACTACTTTCAAAAAGACCTTAGGTGAAAAGGGAATTATATTTATGAGTATTTCTGAGGCTATTAAAGAGCATCCAGAGCTCGTTAAGAAATACCTGGGGACGGTTGTTCCGCAGAAAGATAATTTTTACGCAGCATTAAATTCAGCTGTATTTAGTGATGGTTCTTTCTGTTATATTCCAAAAGGCGTAAGATGCCCAATGGAACTTTCTACATATTTCAGGATCAATCAGGCTGGAACAGGACAATTTGAAAGAACCCTTTTAATCGCAGATGAAGGTAGTTATGTGAGTTACTTAGAAGGATGTACTGCTCCTTCCAGGGATGAAAACCAACTGCACGCTGCGGTTGTGGAACTAATTGCCTTGGATGATGCCGAGATAAAATATTCCACGGTACAAAACTGGTTCCCTGGAAATAAAGAAGGAAAAGGTGGGGTTTATAATTTTGTGACCAAACGCGGACTTTGCGAGAAAAATGCAAAGATCTCCTGGACACAAGTGGAGACAGGATCGGCGATCACTTGGAAATACCCGTCTTGTATTTTAAAAGGGGACAATTCCATTGGGGAGTTTTATTCCATTGCGGTAACCAACAATTTTCAGCAAGCAGATACTGGGACTAAAATGATCCATTTAGGCAAGAATACCCGAAGTACCATTATCTCGAAAGGGATCTCTGCTGGGAAATCCCAGAATTCCTATAGAGGATTGGTCCAAATAAACAGTAGGGCAGAAAATGCGAGAAATTTTTCGCAATGTGATTCCCTTTTAATGGGGAATGAATGTGGAGCGCATACCTTCCCATATATTGAAGTAAAAAATAAAACCGCTCAAGTAGAGCATGAAGCAACTACCAGTAAAATTGGGGAAGACCAAATTTTCTATTGCAACCAAAGGGGGATAGACACGGAGAAAGCAATCGCGCTTATCGTGAATGGTTTTAGTAAAGAAGTATTGAACAAGTTGCCAATGGAATTTGCTGTAGAAGCACAAAAATTATTGGAAATATCCCTTGAGGGATCTGTTGGATAA
- a CDS encoding aminotransferase class V-fold PLP-dependent enzyme, with product MKAVASKLPLDIETIRLDFPILKREVNGYPLVYLDNAATSQTPQQVIDVIVDYYSNYNANIHRGVHSLSQEATDKYETARKKIQQHFNVANSHEIIFTSGTTHGINLVANGFAQELKKGDEVIVSALEHHSNIVPWQMLCEKTGAKLQVIPMTQDGELDMVAFHKLLSVKTKMVFVNHVSNALGTVNPIEEIIEAAHKAGAAVLVDGAQAAPHIKADLQALDVDFYVVSAHKMCGPTGIGILYGKEKWLNRLPPYQGGGEMIATVSFEKTTYAELPHKFEAGTPNICGGIAFGAALDYMNAIGFKNIASYEHQLLEYATKELLKIKGVKIYGTSKNKTSVISFNIEGLHPYDIGTIVDKLGIAVRTGHHCAQPVMDFYKIPGTVRASFSFYNTFKEVDSFIAAVKKAKMMLQ from the coding sequence ATGAAAGCTGTTGCCAGTAAATTGCCATTAGATATAGAAACTATCCGTTTGGATTTTCCAATCTTGAAAAGAGAAGTAAATGGATACCCTTTGGTTTATTTAGATAACGCAGCTACTTCGCAAACCCCACAGCAGGTGATAGATGTAATTGTAGATTATTATTCCAATTACAACGCGAATATCCACAGGGGAGTGCACAGTCTTTCTCAAGAAGCTACAGATAAGTACGAGACTGCCAGAAAGAAGATCCAGCAGCATTTTAATGTGGCCAATTCCCACGAGATCATCTTTACATCGGGTACAACTCATGGAATTAACCTGGTAGCTAATGGATTTGCACAAGAGTTGAAAAAAGGAGATGAAGTAATAGTTTCAGCATTGGAACACCACTCCAATATTGTGCCCTGGCAGATGCTTTGTGAAAAAACTGGAGCTAAACTTCAAGTAATTCCCATGACCCAAGATGGCGAATTGGATATGGTTGCTTTTCATAAATTACTTTCTGTTAAGACGAAAATGGTTTTTGTGAACCATGTCTCCAATGCACTTGGAACCGTTAATCCTATTGAAGAAATAATTGAAGCCGCCCATAAAGCGGGTGCCGCTGTTCTTGTTGATGGAGCACAAGCTGCTCCACATATTAAAGCTGATCTACAAGCTTTAGATGTCGATTTCTATGTGGTTTCTGCCCATAAAATGTGTGGCCCAACAGGAATTGGAATATTGTACGGAAAAGAAAAATGGCTAAATAGACTGCCTCCTTACCAAGGGGGTGGCGAAATGATAGCAACGGTTTCTTTTGAAAAAACAACCTACGCCGAGCTTCCGCATAAATTTGAAGCCGGAACACCCAATATCTGTGGCGGAATCGCTTTTGGAGCTGCACTGGATTACATGAATGCAATAGGATTTAAGAACATTGCTTCCTATGAGCATCAGTTGCTTGAATATGCCACCAAAGAACTTCTCAAAATTAAAGGAGTAAAGATTTACGGGACTTCAAAAAATAAAACCTCGGTAATTTCTTTCAATATTGAAGGACTTCACCCTTACGATATAGGCACAATCGTAGATAAATTGGGGATTGCCGTTCGTACCGGTCACCATTGCGCACAGCCAGTTATGGATTTCTACAAAATTCCCGGAACCGTTCGCGCAAGTTTCTCTTTTTACAATACTTTTAAAGAGGTGGATTCCTTTATTGCAGCCGTGAAAAAGGCAAAAATGATGCTTCAGTAG
- the sufD gene encoding Fe-S cluster assembly protein SufD, whose product MELKDKLVSSFMAFEEAFDVDTDIHQLRSNAIKEFETIGFPSKKDEAWKYTSLNSVLKYDYSVFPKKEDVIEYKDIKKYLINDIDSYKLIFIDGIHSSHLSETTHDKIDVCLMSSALNISKYKPIIDTYFNKIVPKNSGLNALNTAFSKEGAFIHIRQNKSADKPIQIINFSTGNESALLVQPRNLIVVGENSQVQIIERHQSLTDHPVLTNSVTEIYAEKRAIVDYYKIQNDRDSASLIDNTFVEQKEESNCFMHTFSFGGKLTRNNLNFYQKGERAESTLKGITIIEGKQHVDHNTLVHHTSPNCESHQDYKGIFADTSTGVFNGRVLVDKEAQKINAFQSNNNILMDNKATINSKPQLEIFADDVKCSHGCTIGQLDEESLFYLRSRGIPLKEARALLMYAFANNVMESVKIPEIKKRITHQIALKLGVNLGFDL is encoded by the coding sequence ATGGAATTAAAAGATAAATTAGTATCCTCTTTTATGGCTTTTGAAGAGGCTTTCGATGTGGATACAGATATACATCAATTAAGGAGCAATGCTATTAAGGAATTTGAAACCATAGGCTTTCCCTCTAAAAAGGATGAAGCTTGGAAATACACTTCTTTAAATTCGGTATTGAAATATGATTATAGCGTTTTCCCAAAAAAGGAAGATGTTATAGAATATAAGGATATTAAAAAGTACCTGATTAACGATATAGACTCCTATAAATTGATCTTTATAGATGGTATACACTCCTCCCATCTATCGGAAACCACACACGATAAAATAGATGTTTGCTTAATGTCCTCGGCATTGAACATATCTAAGTACAAGCCAATTATAGACACCTATTTCAACAAGATAGTGCCCAAAAACAGTGGGCTAAATGCGCTAAACACCGCTTTTTCCAAGGAAGGTGCATTTATTCATATCCGCCAGAATAAATCGGCAGACAAGCCCATTCAAATAATCAATTTTTCAACAGGGAACGAATCGGCTTTACTGGTTCAGCCCAGAAATTTAATTGTGGTGGGAGAAAATTCCCAAGTTCAAATTATAGAAAGGCATCAAAGTTTAACAGACCACCCGGTACTCACCAATTCTGTTACCGAGATCTATGCTGAAAAACGTGCCATTGTAGATTATTACAAGATCCAGAACGACAGGGATTCTGCTTCGTTGATAGACAATACCTTTGTAGAGCAGAAAGAAGAAAGTAATTGCTTTATGCATACCTTTTCTTTCGGGGGAAAATTGACCCGGAACAATTTGAATTTTTATCAAAAAGGAGAACGTGCTGAATCTACGTTAAAGGGAATAACAATAATTGAAGGGAAGCAACATGTAGATCACAACACCTTGGTTCATCATACTTCGCCCAATTGCGAAAGCCACCAAGATTATAAAGGCATTTTCGCCGATACTTCTACCGGAGTTTTTAACGGAAGGGTCCTAGTGGATAAAGAAGCACAAAAGATCAATGCGTTCCAGTCCAACAACAATATTCTAATGGACAATAAGGCAACTATCAACTCTAAGCCCCAATTGGAGATTTTTGCAGATGATGTTAAATGTAGTCATGGTTGTACTATTGGGCAATTGGATGAAGAATCATTGTTCTATTTGCGTTCCAGAGGAATTCCTTTAAAAGAAGCTCGTGCCCTTCTAATGTACGCTTTTGCCAATAATGTTATGGAAAGTGTGAAAATTCCGGAAATAAAAAAAAGAATAACACATCAAATCGCACTTAAGTTAGGAGTGAATTTAGGTTTTGATCTTTAA
- a CDS encoding aminopeptidase P family protein encodes MKYDLIDNSLYTKNRKNFMSKMKPNSLAVFNSNDIYPVSADSTMPFQQARDIFYLSGVDQDKSILVLFPDAPNKKHKEILFLTETNDHIAVWEGEKLTKEKAFETSGIKTVYWLKEFEKVFFEIMTQAETIYFNTNEHYRANVETQTREARFIEWCKQKYPAHQVAKSNPILQRLRSVKDQIELDLMQKACDITEKAFRRTLGFVKPGVWEYNIEAEMMHEFLNNRSQGFAYTPIIASGNNANVLHYIENNQQCKAGDLILLDTGAEYANYSSDMSRTIPVSGTFTKRQKEVYNAVNRVKKEAQKMLVPGTIWADYHVEVGKLMTSELLGLGLLDKTDVKNEDPDWPAYKKYFMHGTSHHIGLDTHDYGILTEPMEANQVFTVEPGIYIPAEGFGIRLEDDLVLQEKGEPFNLMRNIPIEAEEIEDLMNS; translated from the coding sequence ATGAAATACGATTTAATAGATAATTCACTTTATACCAAAAACCGCAAAAACTTCATGTCCAAAATGAAGCCCAATAGTCTGGCGGTTTTTAACTCCAATGATATTTACCCAGTAAGCGCAGATAGTACGATGCCATTTCAACAAGCTCGTGATATTTTCTATTTAAGCGGGGTAGACCAAGATAAAAGCATTTTGGTTTTATTTCCGGATGCTCCAAATAAAAAGCACAAGGAGATCCTTTTCTTAACAGAAACCAATGATCACATCGCGGTTTGGGAAGGTGAAAAATTGACAAAAGAAAAGGCATTTGAGACCAGCGGAATTAAAACAGTGTACTGGTTAAAAGAATTCGAAAAGGTGTTTTTCGAGATCATGACGCAAGCTGAAACCATTTATTTTAATACCAATGAGCATTACCGTGCAAATGTGGAGACTCAAACCAGGGAAGCCAGATTTATAGAGTGGTGCAAGCAAAAATATCCTGCACATCAGGTTGCCAAAAGCAATCCGATCCTTCAGAGGTTGCGTTCTGTTAAAGATCAAATTGAACTGGATCTAATGCAAAAGGCATGCGATATTACTGAAAAAGCCTTCCGAAGAACTTTAGGTTTTGTGAAACCAGGCGTTTGGGAATATAATATTGAGGCAGAAATGATGCACGAATTCCTGAACAATCGTTCTCAAGGTTTTGCCTACACTCCAATTATTGCAAGCGGGAACAATGCAAATGTGTTGCATTATATCGAGAACAATCAGCAGTGTAAAGCCGGAGACCTTATTTTATTGGATACCGGGGCAGAATATGCCAATTATTCCAGCGATATGTCCCGAACGATCCCAGTTTCGGGAACTTTTACCAAACGACAAAAAGAAGTGTACAATGCGGTAAATCGTGTTAAAAAAGAGGCTCAAAAAATGTTGGTTCCAGGAACCATCTGGGCAGATTATCATGTGGAAGTTGGAAAATTAATGACTTCGGAATTATTAGGACTTGGCTTATTGGACAAAACCGATGTTAAAAATGAAGATCCAGATTGGCCAGCGTACAAGAAGTACTTTATGCACGGTACCTCCCACCATATCGGGTTAGACACACATGATTACGGAATATTAACTGAGCCAATGGAAGCCAACCAAGTGTTTACTGTAGAACCGGGAATCTATATTCCTGCGGAAGGCTTTGGAATTAGATTGGAAGATGATTTGGTGCTTCAAGAAAAAGGGGAACCTTTTAATTTAATGCGCAACATCCCTATTGAAGCCGAAGAGATCGAAGATCTTATGAACTCTTAG